In one Melopsittacus undulatus isolate bMelUnd1 chromosome 4, bMelUnd1.mat.Z, whole genome shotgun sequence genomic region, the following are encoded:
- the NDUFB8 gene encoding NADH dehydrogenase [ubiquinone] 1 beta subcomplex subunit 8, mitochondrial, producing MAAAGLRGVLWQRAAARLQSARAAVEVPPGVRAASQMTQDMLPGPYPRTPEERAAAAKKYNMRVEDYEPYPDDGFGYGDYPKLPDKSQHERDPWYKWDQPDMRHNWGEPMHWDFDMYIRNRVDTSPTVVPWHIMRRHFFIFVGTMLVMFVIGGVYPSYMPVGPKQYPFNDLYLERGGDPNKEPPVVTHYEI from the exons ATGGCGGCTGCCGGGCTCCGGGGTGTCCTCTGGCAGCGGGCAGCCGCCCGGCTGCAGTCGGCGCGGGCTGCCGTGGAGGTGCCCCCGGGGGTGCGTGCGG CCTCGCAGATGACCCAGGACATGTTGCCCGGGCCGTATCCTCGCACGCCGGAGGAGCGGGCAGCCGCCGCGAAGAAGTACAACATGCGGGTGGAGGATTATGAGCCCTACCCTGACGACGGCTTCGG TTATGGTGATTATCCCAAGCTCCCTGATAAGTCTCAGCATGAGAGAGACCCCTGGTACAAGTGGGACCAGCCAGACATGAGGCATAACTGGGGAGAGCCG aTGCATTGGGACTTTGACATGTATATTCGGAACCGTGTTGATACATCCCCCACTGTAGTACCCTGGCACATCATGCGCAGACACTTCTTTATCTTTGTGGGTACCATGCTGGTCATGTTTGTTATTGGAGGGGTGTATCCATCTTACATGCCTGTG GGACCGAAGCAATATCCCTTCAATGACCTGTATCTGGAGAGAGGAGGAGACCCGAATAAAGAGCCACCAGTGGTGACACACTATGAAATCTGA
- the HIF1AN gene encoding hypoxia-inducible factor 1-alpha inhibitor isoform X3, which produces MAAASSSSAAAPSCREGPAVAAGPGWSDSQFRRYSFETRPIPRLSHSDPRAEELIENEEPVVLTDTNLVYPALKWDLDYLQENIGNGDFSVYSASTHKFLYYDEKKMANFKNFKPKSSREEMKFAEFVDRLKEIQQKGSAERLYLQQTLNDTVGRKIVVDFLGFNWNWINKQQGKRGWGQLTSNLLLIGMEGNVTPAHYDEQQNFFAQIKGYKRCILFPPDQFECLYPYPVHHPCDRQSQVDFDNPDYEKFPNFRSVVGYETVVGPGDVLYIPMYWWHHIESLLNGGITITVNFWYKGAPTPKRIEYPLKAHQKVAIMRNIEKMLGEALGNPQEELLFGALIVPLP; this is translated from the exons ATGGCGGcggcctcctcctcctcggcgGCGGCCCCGAGCTGCCGGGAGGGCCCGGCGGTAGCGGCAGGGCCTGGCTGGAGCGACTCCCAGTTCCGTCGTTACTCCTTCGAGACGCGGCCCATCCCGCGGCTCAGCCACAGTGATCCCCGCGCCGAGGAGCTCATCGAGAACGAG GAGCCGGTGGTGTTGACAGATACGAATCTGGTTTATCCTGCTCTGAAATGGGACCTGGACTACCTCCAGGAAAACATTGGCAATGGGGACTTCTCAGTGTATAGTGCCAGCACACACAAGTTCTTGTACTACGATGAGAAGAAGATGGCCAATTTTAAGAACTTCAAGCCCAAATCAAGCAGGGAAGAGATGAAGTTTGCTGAGTTTGTGGACAGACTCAAAGAAATTCAACAGAAAGGGAGTGCTGAGAG GCTATATCTGCAGCAAACCCTCAATGACACAGTTGGAAGGAAGATTGTGGTGGATTTCCTTGGTTTCAACTGGAATTGGATTAACAAGCAGCAAGGGAAACGTGGTTGGGGTCAACTGACTTCCAACTTGCTTCTTATTGGCATGGAAG GGAATGTGACACCAGCTCACTATGATGAGCAGCAGAACTTCTTTGCTCAGATTAAGGGTTATAAGAGGTGTATCCTGTTCCCTCCTGATCAGTTTGAATGCCTCTACCCTTATCCTGTGCACCATCCCTGCGACAGACAGAGCCAG GTGGACTTTGACAATCCTGACTATGAGAAGTTCCCGAATTTCCGGAGTGTGGTTGGTTATGAGACGGTGGTTGGTCCAGGGGATGTGCTATACATACCTATGTACTG GTGGCACCACATTGAGTCTCTCCTGAATGGGGGGATTACCATCACTGTGAACTTCTGGTACAAG GGTGCACCAACCCCAAAGAGAATTGAGTATCCGTTAAAGGCTCATCAGAAAGTGGCGATAATGAGGAACATTGAGAAGATGTTGGGAGAAGCCTTAGGAAATCCACAAgag GAACTCCTCTTTGGCGCACTCATCGTGCCTCTCCCCTGA
- the HIF1AN gene encoding hypoxia-inducible factor 1-alpha inhibitor isoform X4, producing the protein MAAASSSSAAAPSCREGPAVAAGPGWSDSQFRRYSFETRPIPRLSHSDPRAEELIENEEPVVLTDTNLVYPALKWDLDYLQENIGNGDFSVYSASTHKFLYYDEKKMANFKNFKPKSSREEMKFAEFVDRLKEIQQKGSAERLYLQQTLNDTVGRKIVVDFLGFNWNWINKQQGKRGWGQLTSNLLLIGMEGNVTPAHYDEQQNFFAQIKGYKRCILFPPDQFECLYPYPVHHPCDRQSQVDFDNPDYEKFPNFRSVVGYETVVGPGDVLYIPMYWWHHIESLLNGGITITVNFWYKGAPTPKRIEYPLKAHQKVAIMRNIEKMLGEALGNPQEVTQ; encoded by the exons ATGGCGGcggcctcctcctcctcggcgGCGGCCCCGAGCTGCCGGGAGGGCCCGGCGGTAGCGGCAGGGCCTGGCTGGAGCGACTCCCAGTTCCGTCGTTACTCCTTCGAGACGCGGCCCATCCCGCGGCTCAGCCACAGTGATCCCCGCGCCGAGGAGCTCATCGAGAACGAG GAGCCGGTGGTGTTGACAGATACGAATCTGGTTTATCCTGCTCTGAAATGGGACCTGGACTACCTCCAGGAAAACATTGGCAATGGGGACTTCTCAGTGTATAGTGCCAGCACACACAAGTTCTTGTACTACGATGAGAAGAAGATGGCCAATTTTAAGAACTTCAAGCCCAAATCAAGCAGGGAAGAGATGAAGTTTGCTGAGTTTGTGGACAGACTCAAAGAAATTCAACAGAAAGGGAGTGCTGAGAG GCTATATCTGCAGCAAACCCTCAATGACACAGTTGGAAGGAAGATTGTGGTGGATTTCCTTGGTTTCAACTGGAATTGGATTAACAAGCAGCAAGGGAAACGTGGTTGGGGTCAACTGACTTCCAACTTGCTTCTTATTGGCATGGAAG GGAATGTGACACCAGCTCACTATGATGAGCAGCAGAACTTCTTTGCTCAGATTAAGGGTTATAAGAGGTGTATCCTGTTCCCTCCTGATCAGTTTGAATGCCTCTACCCTTATCCTGTGCACCATCCCTGCGACAGACAGAGCCAG GTGGACTTTGACAATCCTGACTATGAGAAGTTCCCGAATTTCCGGAGTGTGGTTGGTTATGAGACGGTGGTTGGTCCAGGGGATGTGCTATACATACCTATGTACTG GTGGCACCACATTGAGTCTCTCCTGAATGGGGGGATTACCATCACTGTGAACTTCTGGTACAAG GGTGCACCAACCCCAAAGAGAATTGAGTATCCGTTAAAGGCTCATCAGAAAGTGGCGATAATGAGGAACATTGAGAAGATGTTGGGAGAAGCCTTAGGAAATCCACAAgag GTGACACAGTGA
- the HIF1AN gene encoding hypoxia-inducible factor 1-alpha inhibitor isoform X1, translating to MAAASSSSAAAPSCREGPAVAAGPGWSDSQFRRYSFETRPIPRLSHSDPRAEELIENEEPVVLTDTNLVYPALKWDLDYLQENIGNGDFSVYSASTHKFLYYDEKKMANFKNFKPKSSREEMKFAEFVDRLKEIQQKGSAERLYLQQTLNDTVGRKIVVDFLGFNWNWINKQQGKRGWGQLTSNLLLIGMEGNVTPAHYDEQQNFFAQIKGYKRCILFPPDQFECLYPYPVHHPCDRQSQVDFDNPDYEKFPNFRSVVGYETVVGPGDVLYIPMYWWHHIESLLNGGITITVNFWYKGAPTPKRIEYPLKAHQKVAIMRNIEKMLGEALGNPQEVQKKTNIQLLLLKSLWLIAELEMPTIWLCR from the exons ATGGCGGcggcctcctcctcctcggcgGCGGCCCCGAGCTGCCGGGAGGGCCCGGCGGTAGCGGCAGGGCCTGGCTGGAGCGACTCCCAGTTCCGTCGTTACTCCTTCGAGACGCGGCCCATCCCGCGGCTCAGCCACAGTGATCCCCGCGCCGAGGAGCTCATCGAGAACGAG GAGCCGGTGGTGTTGACAGATACGAATCTGGTTTATCCTGCTCTGAAATGGGACCTGGACTACCTCCAGGAAAACATTGGCAATGGGGACTTCTCAGTGTATAGTGCCAGCACACACAAGTTCTTGTACTACGATGAGAAGAAGATGGCCAATTTTAAGAACTTCAAGCCCAAATCAAGCAGGGAAGAGATGAAGTTTGCTGAGTTTGTGGACAGACTCAAAGAAATTCAACAGAAAGGGAGTGCTGAGAG GCTATATCTGCAGCAAACCCTCAATGACACAGTTGGAAGGAAGATTGTGGTGGATTTCCTTGGTTTCAACTGGAATTGGATTAACAAGCAGCAAGGGAAACGTGGTTGGGGTCAACTGACTTCCAACTTGCTTCTTATTGGCATGGAAG GGAATGTGACACCAGCTCACTATGATGAGCAGCAGAACTTCTTTGCTCAGATTAAGGGTTATAAGAGGTGTATCCTGTTCCCTCCTGATCAGTTTGAATGCCTCTACCCTTATCCTGTGCACCATCCCTGCGACAGACAGAGCCAG GTGGACTTTGACAATCCTGACTATGAGAAGTTCCCGAATTTCCGGAGTGTGGTTGGTTATGAGACGGTGGTTGGTCCAGGGGATGTGCTATACATACCTATGTACTG GTGGCACCACATTGAGTCTCTCCTGAATGGGGGGATTACCATCACTGTGAACTTCTGGTACAAG GGTGCACCAACCCCAAAGAGAATTGAGTATCCGTTAAAGGCTCATCAGAAAGTGGCGATAATGAGGAACATTGAGAAGATGTTGGGAGAAGCCTTAGGAAATCCACAAgaggtacaaaaaaaaaccaacatacAGTTACTGCTGTTGAAATCATTATGGCTTATTGCAGAACTCGAGATGCCAACTATTTGGCTCTGCAGGTGA
- the HIF1AN gene encoding hypoxia-inducible factor 1-alpha inhibitor isoform X2 has product MAAASSSSAAAPSCREGPAVAAGPGWSDSQFRRYSFETRPIPRLSHSDPRAEELIENEEPVVLTDTNLVYPALKWDLDYLQENIGNGDFSVYSASTHKFLYYDEKKMANFKNFKPKSSREEMKFAEFVDRLKEIQQKGSAERLYLQQTLNDTVGRKIVVDFLGFNWNWINKQQGKRGWGQLTSNLLLIGMEGNVTPAHYDEQQNFFAQIKGYKRCILFPPDQFECLYPYPVHHPCDRQSQVDFDNPDYEKFPNFRSVVGYETVVGPGDVLYIPMYWWHHIESLLNGGITITVNFWYKGAPTPKRIEYPLKAHQKVAIMRNIEKMLGEALGNPQEVGPLLNMMIKGRYD; this is encoded by the exons ATGGCGGcggcctcctcctcctcggcgGCGGCCCCGAGCTGCCGGGAGGGCCCGGCGGTAGCGGCAGGGCCTGGCTGGAGCGACTCCCAGTTCCGTCGTTACTCCTTCGAGACGCGGCCCATCCCGCGGCTCAGCCACAGTGATCCCCGCGCCGAGGAGCTCATCGAGAACGAG GAGCCGGTGGTGTTGACAGATACGAATCTGGTTTATCCTGCTCTGAAATGGGACCTGGACTACCTCCAGGAAAACATTGGCAATGGGGACTTCTCAGTGTATAGTGCCAGCACACACAAGTTCTTGTACTACGATGAGAAGAAGATGGCCAATTTTAAGAACTTCAAGCCCAAATCAAGCAGGGAAGAGATGAAGTTTGCTGAGTTTGTGGACAGACTCAAAGAAATTCAACAGAAAGGGAGTGCTGAGAG GCTATATCTGCAGCAAACCCTCAATGACACAGTTGGAAGGAAGATTGTGGTGGATTTCCTTGGTTTCAACTGGAATTGGATTAACAAGCAGCAAGGGAAACGTGGTTGGGGTCAACTGACTTCCAACTTGCTTCTTATTGGCATGGAAG GGAATGTGACACCAGCTCACTATGATGAGCAGCAGAACTTCTTTGCTCAGATTAAGGGTTATAAGAGGTGTATCCTGTTCCCTCCTGATCAGTTTGAATGCCTCTACCCTTATCCTGTGCACCATCCCTGCGACAGACAGAGCCAG GTGGACTTTGACAATCCTGACTATGAGAAGTTCCCGAATTTCCGGAGTGTGGTTGGTTATGAGACGGTGGTTGGTCCAGGGGATGTGCTATACATACCTATGTACTG GTGGCACCACATTGAGTCTCTCCTGAATGGGGGGATTACCATCACTGTGAACTTCTGGTACAAG GGTGCACCAACCCCAAAGAGAATTGAGTATCCGTTAAAGGCTCATCAGAAAGTGGCGATAATGAGGAACATTGAGAAGATGTTGGGAGAAGCCTTAGGAAATCCACAAgag GTGGGTCCCTTGTTGAACATGATGATTAAGGGACGATATGACTAA